A stretch of Ectothiorhodospiraceae bacterium BW-2 DNA encodes these proteins:
- the tusE gene encoding TusE/DsrC/DsvC family sulfur relay protein, whose protein sequence is MGIVINGTELETDEEGYLVDLNDWTKDAAVELAKSENVEMTDSHWEVIDFLREYYDEYQIAPAVRVLTKAIGKKLGKEKGNSKYLYELFPYGPAKQACKIAGLPKPTGCI, encoded by the coding sequence ATGGGTATCGTCATTAATGGTACTGAGCTTGAAACTGATGAAGAGGGTTATCTGGTTGATCTAAACGACTGGACTAAAGATGCGGCGGTTGAGCTAGCTAAGTCTGAAAATGTCGAGATGACCGATAGCCACTGGGAAGTCATCGACTTTCTGCGTGAGTACTATGATGAGTACCAGATCGCCCCTGCGGTTCGGGTACTAACCAAAGCGATTGGTAAGAAATTGGGTAAAGAGAAGGGTAACAGTAAGTATCTCTATGAGCTGTTCCCTTACGGCCCTGCGAAGCAGGCGTGTAAAATTGCCGGCCTGCCAAAGCCGACTGGCTGTATCTAA
- the tusC gene encoding sulfurtransferase complex subunit TusC: MSDTKKFLYVNRRAPYGTVYALESLEVVLIGAAFEQDVSLLFMDDGVFQITKGQKTDGIEMKNFSPTYSALGDYDVRNIYVDKQSLAERGLTLDDLLHLTWEDEDDDYAKKDSIVLVDRAEVTHLMTGADVILSF; this comes from the coding sequence ATGAGCGACACCAAAAAATTTCTGTATGTCAATCGCAGGGCTCCCTACGGTACGGTCTATGCACTAGAGTCGTTAGAGGTTGTGCTTATCGGTGCTGCATTCGAACAGGATGTTAGCCTGCTATTTATGGATGATGGCGTATTTCAAATCACTAAGGGACAGAAGACCGATGGGATTGAGATGAAAAACTTCTCGCCCACCTATTCAGCGCTCGGTGATTACGATGTGAGAAATATCTATGTCGATAAGCAGTCACTCGCAGAGCGGGGGCTAACGCTAGACGATCTACTCCATCTGACTTGGGAAGATGAGGATGACGACTACGCTAAAAAGGACTCTATTGTTCTGGTTGATCGAGCCGAAGTCACCCATCTGATGACTGGCGCTGATGTCATTCTGAGCTTCTAG
- a CDS encoding (Fe-S)-binding protein → MADFQTPEFRQFPSVPNRLQADATKHLSPFVAKPDHQKNIGFPGELVDNWEQKAIEKMGELLSKYRSLQVYLDSCVKCGACTDKCHYFQGTSDPKNMPVARQDLLRSVYRRYYTIAGKYFPKLVGARDMTREVLDEWHSYFHQCSQCRRCSVFCPYGIDTAEISMAAREIMDSVGHGQKYCNEILGKVQTIGNNLGLPGPALEATLEEFEEEIEEDTGLPVKIPIDVKGADILLITPSADFFAEPHIDGLMGYAKVFHEAGVNWTLSSYASEAANFSMFIGSYSNLKKVAERIRKAALDLGVKRIVVGECGHAWRVAYSFWNTVAGIGSGGDDVYARELQKQLDHSYPIPQHICEFTYDLIKENKLRFNKAENDHRTVTFHDSCNVARGSRMGNYAGGQFDIPRALIKASCNNFVDMDISTIKEATYCCGGGGGLLTDDLMEIRVKGALPRMEALNDVVKSDGVTHMAAICAICKAQFAKILPYYNFPMDMILSTHQLVGEALVMKGSLQEQELDGNGDDDDS, encoded by the coding sequence GTGGCCGATTTTCAAACACCTGAATTTCGTCAATTTCCAAGCGTTCCAAATAGGCTGCAAGCCGATGCAACCAAGCATCTAAGCCCATTTGTCGCTAAGCCGGATCACCAAAAAAATATCGGCTTTCCCGGTGAGCTAGTCGATAACTGGGAGCAGAAAGCTATTGAGAAGATGGGCGAGCTGCTCTCTAAATATCGCTCCCTACAGGTCTATCTCGACTCGTGCGTTAAGTGTGGTGCGTGTACCGATAAGTGCCACTACTTTCAAGGCACTAGTGACCCTAAGAACATGCCGGTCGCAAGACAGGATCTGCTACGAAGCGTCTATCGCCGCTACTACACTATCGCCGGAAAATATTTCCCTAAGCTAGTCGGTGCCCGCGATATGACCCGCGAGGTACTCGATGAGTGGCATAGCTACTTCCACCAGTGTTCCCAGTGTCGCCGCTGCTCGGTCTTCTGCCCCTACGGTATCGATACAGCCGAAATTTCGATGGCGGCACGGGAAATTATGGATAGCGTCGGCCATGGCCAGAAATACTGTAATGAGATTCTCGGTAAAGTACAGACAATCGGCAATAACCTCGGCCTTCCCGGCCCTGCGCTAGAGGCGACACTAGAGGAGTTTGAAGAGGAGATCGAAGAGGATACTGGCCTGCCGGTTAAGATTCCGATTGATGTGAAAGGGGCCGATATTCTGCTCATCACCCCCTCCGCCGACTTCTTTGCCGAACCCCACATCGATGGCTTAATGGGCTACGCTAAGGTCTTCCATGAGGCAGGAGTCAACTGGACGCTAAGCAGCTACGCCTCTGAAGCGGCCAACTTCTCGATGTTTATCGGCAGCTACTCTAACCTAAAAAAGGTGGCCGAACGGATACGCAAAGCGGCACTCGATTTAGGCGTAAAACGCATTGTTGTCGGCGAATGCGGCCACGCTTGGCGCGTCGCCTACAGCTTCTGGAATACGGTCGCCGGCATTGGTTCGGGAGGGGATGATGTCTATGCACGCGAGCTACAAAAACAGCTCGACCACAGCTATCCGATTCCGCAACATATTTGTGAGTTCACCTACGATCTCATTAAAGAGAACAAACTGCGCTTTAATAAAGCGGAGAACGATCACCGCACAGTGACCTTCCACGACTCCTGCAATGTGGCTAGAGGGAGTCGCATGGGCAACTACGCCGGTGGGCAGTTCGATATTCCTCGGGCGCTGATCAAGGCCTCGTGTAACAACTTTGTCGATATGGATATCTCAACGATTAAAGAGGCAACCTACTGCTGTGGCGGTGGGGGGGGGCTACTCACCGATGATCTGATGGAGATTCGGGTCAAAGGAGCCCTACCGCGAATGGAGGCTCTCAATGATGTTGTCAAATCTGATGGCGTTACCCACATGGCGGCCATCTGCGCCATCTGTAAAGCTCAATTCGCCAAAATCCTACCCTACTACAACTTCCCCATGGACATGATCCTCAGCACTCACCAATTAGTTGGCGAGGCGCTAGTGATGAAAGGCTCCCTCCAAGAGCAGGAGCTCGATGGCAATGGTGATGATGATGATAGCTAA
- the tusD gene encoding sulfurtransferase complex subunit TusD has protein sequence MKFTIQVNEGPYTHQASDSAYQFTKAALAAGHEIFRVFFYHDGVNNATRLTTPPQDDRNVINRWSELAAAHNLDLVVCVAAAQRRGIADEDEARRNGKDGHNLAAGFRISGLGQLIEGGIQSDRLVVFGD, from the coding sequence ATGAAATTTACGATTCAGGTCAACGAAGGGCCCTATACCCACCAAGCCTCTGATAGCGCCTACCAGTTCACCAAAGCGGCACTGGCGGCGGGTCATGAGATATTTCGGGTATTCTTCTATCACGATGGGGTCAACAATGCGACTCGGCTCACCACTCCACCGCAAGATGATCGCAATGTCATCAACCGCTGGAGTGAGCTGGCTGCTGCCCATAACCTCGACTTGGTCGTCTGTGTTGCTGCGGCCCAACGCCGCGGCATCGCTGACGAAGATGAGGCTAGACGCAACGGCAAGGATGGCCACAATCTCGCTGCCGGTTTCCGGATATCCGGACTCGGTCAGCTGATTGAAGGGGGCATTCAGTCCGATCGCTTGGTTGTGTTTGGTGACTAG
- a CDS encoding nitrate reductase — MSVLFALLFYAATALFIAGLAYRIGLYFKTPAPLKIPTTPAPTTQSGVLWRMAREVLFFESLFKSNKWIWLFGYLFHVGLALVLMRHLRYFTDPTWGWVEFIQPFGIYASFAMVAGLLGLWLRRVLVPRIRYISNPSDHLMLFLLVMIGVSGMMMKFVSHTDIVMVKQYMLGLMRFEIRDLPMDGPLLIHLTLVAVLMIIFPISKLLHAPGILFSPTRNQVDNPREKRHLASWAAELDK, encoded by the coding sequence ATGTCAGTGCTATTTGCACTTCTGTTCTATGCAGCGACTGCGCTGTTTATTGCCGGGTTGGCTTATCGAATCGGCCTCTATTTTAAGACTCCGGCACCGTTAAAGATTCCCACGACTCCGGCTCCAACGACCCAGTCGGGTGTGCTGTGGCGTATGGCACGGGAGGTGCTCTTCTTTGAAAGCCTATTTAAATCGAACAAATGGATCTGGTTGTTCGGCTACCTGTTTCATGTCGGGCTGGCGCTGGTTCTTATGCGTCACCTACGCTACTTTACCGATCCAACTTGGGGGTGGGTAGAGTTTATTCAGCCTTTTGGTATCTATGCCTCTTTCGCTATGGTCGCAGGACTGCTCGGACTCTGGCTGCGACGGGTATTAGTGCCCCGTATTCGCTATATCTCTAACCCTTCAGATCATCTCATGCTGTTTCTACTAGTGATGATTGGCGTCAGCGGCATGATGATGAAGTTTGTCAGCCATACCGATATCGTCATGGTTAAACAGTATATGCTCGGTCTGATGCGCTTTGAGATTCGAGACCTCCCTATGGATGGTCCGCTACTCATCCATCTGACTTTGGTGGCTGTTTTGATGATTATCTTCCCGATTAGCAAGCTGCTGCACGCTCCGGGAATACTCTTCAGCCCGACCCGTAATCAGGTCGATAACCCGCGCGAAAAACGCCACTTGGCATCGTGGGCAGCTGAGCTAGACAAATAA
- the dsrA gene encoding dissimilatory-type sulfite reductase subunit alpha, with product MAKPMYETPMLDELESGPWPSFVTGLKRLAKDNDMMVDLLGQLETSYRTRKGYWKGGTVGVIGYGGGIIPRFTELKDENEKPLFPAAAEFHTLRVMPPPGMHYDTNTIRKFCDIWEKYGSGLIAFHGQSGDIMFQGCSTDNVQKAFDELNEMGFDLGGAGPAVRTGMSCVGAARCENSCFDEGRTLRMYVNAFLDDMHRPALPYKFKFKVSGCPNDCMNSVQRADMATIGTWRDDMKVDQAEVKAYVDKVGRKYVIDNVITRCPTQALSLNDDDTLTVDNQNCVRCMHCINVMTKALSPGDDKGVTVLVGGKRTLKIGDLMGTVIIPFHKLETDEDFEYLEELAGEIIDFFAENALEHERTGEMIERIGLVNFLEGIGLEIDPNMITNPRMNPYVRTDGWDEEAEKWFERKAG from the coding sequence ATGGCAAAACCGATGTACGAAACCCCGATGCTGGACGAACTGGAGAGCGGCCCTTGGCCTAGCTTTGTGACCGGTCTAAAGCGTCTTGCTAAAGATAACGACATGATGGTTGACCTCCTCGGTCAGCTCGAAACCTCCTACCGTACCCGTAAGGGCTACTGGAAGGGCGGCACCGTCGGTGTTATCGGCTACGGCGGCGGGATTATCCCCCGCTTCACCGAACTGAAAGATGAGAACGAAAAGCCGCTCTTTCCAGCAGCGGCCGAGTTCCACACCTTGCGGGTCATGCCCCCTCCCGGGATGCACTACGATACCAACACTATCCGCAAATTCTGCGATATTTGGGAAAAATATGGCTCCGGCCTCATCGCCTTCCACGGCCAGTCGGGCGATATTATGTTCCAAGGGTGCAGCACCGACAATGTCCAAAAGGCGTTTGATGAGCTCAACGAGATGGGCTTCGACCTCGGCGGTGCCGGCCCGGCTGTTCGTACCGGCATGAGCTGCGTCGGTGCCGCTCGCTGCGAAAACTCCTGCTTTGACGAAGGGCGTACCCTGCGGATGTATGTCAACGCCTTCTTAGATGATATGCACCGTCCCGCGCTACCCTATAAGTTCAAGTTCAAAGTCTCTGGCTGCCCGAACGACTGCATGAACTCAGTCCAGCGGGCCGATATGGCCACCATCGGCACTTGGCGTGACGACATGAAGGTCGATCAGGCCGAAGTCAAAGCCTATGTTGACAAAGTTGGCCGCAAATATGTGATCGATAATGTCATCACCCGCTGCCCAACTCAGGCGCTGTCACTCAATGATGATGACACCTTAACGGTTGATAATCAGAACTGTGTCCGCTGCATGCACTGCATTAATGTCATGACCAAAGCGCTCTCACCTGGCGATGATAAAGGCGTCACCGTCTTAGTCGGTGGTAAGCGGACTCTGAAGATTGGCGACCTCATGGGCACGGTCATTATTCCGTTCCACAAGCTCGAAACTGACGAAGATTTCGAGTATCTCGAAGAGCTAGCGGGTGAGATTATCGACTTCTTCGCCGAAAATGCACTAGAGCATGAGCGTACCGGAGAGATGATTGAGCGCATCGGTCTGGTGAACTTCCTCGAAGGGATCGGCCTTGAGATCGACCCCAACATGATCACCAACCCACGAATGAACCCCTATGTTCGTACCGATGGTTGGGATGAAGAGGCCGAAAAGTGGTTTGAGCGTAAAGCCGGCTAA
- the dsrB gene encoding dissimilatory-type sulfite reductase subunit beta: MSEPRMPIESGVPEMEPYLHPTLKKNYGQWAWHDRPRPGVLHHVAKGGDEVWTVRAGTQRQMDVYTIRKLMDIADEFAEGYVRFTIRSNIEFMVTDESKVKPLIEKLNAEGFPIGGTGNSVSMISHTQGWLHCDIPGTDASGAVKALMDELYHEFTHEEMPNRVRITTSCCQINCGGQGDIAINIQHTKPPKINHNLVANVCERPSVVARCPVAAIRPAMVNGKPSLEVDEKKCICCGACFPPCPPMQINDPEHSKFAIWVGGKNSNARSKPTFHKLVAAGIPNNPPRWPEVSEVVKKILAAYKADAKDWERMNEWIDRIGWPRFFEKTGLPFTKYHIDNWRGGRVNLNASAHIRF; encoded by the coding sequence ATGTCAGAACCACGCATGCCGATTGAGAGTGGCGTACCAGAGATGGAGCCGTACCTGCACCCTACCCTGAAGAAGAACTACGGGCAGTGGGCATGGCACGATCGTCCCCGTCCTGGCGTGCTACACCATGTAGCGAAGGGAGGCGATGAGGTCTGGACTGTCCGCGCAGGAACCCAACGCCAAATGGATGTTTACACCATTCGCAAACTGATGGATATTGCCGATGAGTTTGCTGAAGGGTATGTCCGTTTTACTATTCGCTCTAACATTGAGTTTATGGTGACCGATGAGAGCAAAGTTAAACCCCTGATTGAGAAACTGAACGCCGAGGGCTTCCCTATCGGCGGTACCGGTAACTCGGTCTCCATGATCTCGCACACTCAAGGCTGGCTCCACTGCGATATTCCCGGTACCGATGCCTCAGGTGCGGTCAAAGCGCTAATGGATGAGCTCTATCATGAGTTTACCCACGAAGAGATGCCTAACCGCGTCCGTATCACCACCTCCTGCTGCCAGATTAACTGTGGCGGTCAAGGAGATATCGCGATCAATATCCAACACACCAAGCCACCTAAGATTAACCACAATCTAGTTGCCAATGTCTGTGAGCGCCCTTCGGTTGTTGCACGCTGTCCGGTTGCCGCGATTCGTCCGGCGATGGTAAACGGCAAGCCTTCACTTGAGGTCGATGAGAAGAAGTGTATCTGCTGTGGTGCCTGCTTCCCCCCCTGCCCGCCGATGCAGATTAACGATCCGGAGCACTCCAAATTTGCCATCTGGGTTGGCGGTAAAAACTCCAACGCCCGCTCTAAGCCGACCTTCCATAAACTAGTCGCAGCGGGTATCCCCAACAATCCGCCTCGCTGGCCTGAAGTCTCAGAAGTGGTCAAGAAGATTCTCGCCGCTTACAAAGCCGATGCGAAGGATTGGGAGCGGATGAACGAGTGGATCGATCGTATCGGTTGGCCCCGCTTCTTCGAGAAGACCGGTCTGCCATTTACCAAGTATCACATCGATAACTGGCGTGGTGGTCGCGTTAACCTTAACGCGTCGGCTCATATTCGTTTCTAA
- the dsrH gene encoding sulfurtransferase complex subunit TusB, producing MLHIVNKSPFQTNALEGCLSCAEDGGAVLLYEDGVYAALANSAVAEKMKQALSRLTIYALEGDLQARGIADKVLEGIQLTDYAGFVELAVNQDKVNSWL from the coding sequence ATGCTACATATTGTCAATAAATCCCCTTTTCAGACTAATGCCCTTGAGGGTTGTCTTAGCTGTGCTGAAGATGGCGGCGCGGTACTGCTCTATGAAGATGGTGTCTATGCGGCACTAGCTAATAGCGCGGTTGCCGAGAAGATGAAGCAGGCGCTCTCTCGCCTCACCATCTACGCACTAGAGGGTGATCTACAGGCCCGAGGCATAGCCGATAAGGTTCTTGAAGGTATTCAGCTGACCGATTATGCTGGGTTTGTCGAACTCGCTGTTAATCAAGATAAAGTTAATAGCTGGTTATAA